A genome region from Triticum aestivum cultivar Chinese Spring chromosome 2B, IWGSC CS RefSeq v2.1, whole genome shotgun sequence includes the following:
- the LOC123046412 gene encoding probable leucine-rich repeat receptor-like protein kinase IMK3, with protein sequence MPRKLVNAVLFTVLGVIVALFVCYSVRCYRRRRRRGRAVLPSHGARADRLQAGGSSAYGTGVGEELLTFPGGEGLTVAAILEAPGEVVAKSAHSTLYRAGLSSGEAVALLRFLRPVCSAGAEEAAAAARLLGAVQHPNLVPIRALYVGPRGEKLLVHPFYAAGSLRRFLQEGINDSQRWEIICKLSIGIVKGLDHLHTRSQKPIIHGNLKTSNIMLDADFQPRVSDFGLYLLLNPAAAQDMLETAAVQGYKAPELIKMREVTRESDVYSLGVILLEMLAQKEVDGSPNARDIHLPASFKDLVLERKIADAFGSGLIQQSKNSGNEAKLNAFFELATACCNPSPSLRPDSKRILKRLEEISR encoded by the exons ATGCCGAGGAAACTCGTCAATGCCGTCCTCTTCACGGTCCTGGGCGTCATAGTCGCGCTCTTCGTCTGCTACTCCGTCCGCTGctaccggcgccgccgccgccgcggccgcgcgGTGCTGCCCTCGCACGGGGCCAGGGCCGACCGCCTCCAGGCGGGCGGGTCCAGCGCCTACGGCACCGGCGTCGGGGAGGAGCTGCTCACGTTCCCCGGCGGCGAGGGGCTCACCGTGGCCGCCATCCTGGAGGCGCCCGGCGAGGTGGTCGCCAAGTCGGCGCACAGCACGCTGTACCGCGCCGGGCTCAGCTCCGGCGAGGCCGTGGCCCTGCTCCGGTTCCTCCGGCCCGTCTGCTCCGCGGGCGCCGAGGAGGCCGCGGCCGCCGCGCGGCTGCTCGGCGCCGTGCAGCACCCGAATCTCGTGCCGATCCGCGCGCTCTACGTCGGCCCGCGTGGGGAGAAGCTGCTCGTGCACCCCTTCTACGCCGCCGGCTCGCTCCGCCGCTTCTTGCAAG AGGGAATCAATGATTCACAACGATGGGAGATAATCTGCAAGCTATCCATCGGCATCGTCAAGGGGCTGGACCACCTTCACACAAGATCGCAGAAGCCGATCATCCATGGCAACCTCAAGACAAGCAACATCATGCTCGACGCCGATTTCCAGCCCAGGGTATCAGACTTCGGGCTCTACCTCCTGCTGAACCCCGCGGCCGCACAGGACATGCTCGAGACCGCCGCGGTGCAAGGCTACAAGGCCCCTGAGCTGATCAAGATGAGGGAGGTGACGAGGGAGAGCGACGTCTACAGCCTGGGGGTGATCCTGCTGGAAATGCTCGCTCAGAAGGAGGTGGATGGCTCGCCGAATGCCCGCGACATCCACTTGCCAGCCTCTTTCAAAGATCTGGTCCTCGAGAGGAAGATCGCGGACGCGTTCGGTTCCGGGCTGATCCAGCAGAGCAAGAACTCCGGGAATGAGGCGAAGCTCAACGCGTTCTTCGAGCTCGCGACGGCTTGCTGCAACCCTTCGCCGTCCTTGAGACCGGATTCGAAACGGATCCTGAAGAGGCTGGAGGAGATATCAAGGTGA